The genomic stretch GGGCGGCACGTACGCCACGACCGGCATGCCCACCGTCAGCGCCGGACAGCTGTTCTACACGGCGTACAAGAGTGCCCTGAGCCAGTGGACATACGCGGGTACCGAGGGCGTGCGCGTCATGGGGCACTCGCTGGGCGCGCAGATGGCCCTCGCCATGACCGAGAAAGCCTACGCAGACACGGGCCTGAGCAGCGCCAAGAGGCCCAGGCGCGTGGTGCTGGCTGACCCGTACTGGACGCCCGCCAGCGCCGGGTACGGGAACAGCTACGCGTTCCTCAGCCCCGACGTGAACCCCGCCGCGCGCAGCTCCCGCATCGCGCAGACCCTCAAGGGGCAGGGCGTGGCGGTCGAGTGGATCAAGTCCAGCCGCGTGAACGACCTGGGCGGCGACAACAATACGGGCATGGCGAAGTTCGTCAGCCGCACCGAGATCTTCCCGGAGTATGTGTTCGACCTGAACCCCGCCAGCGGCGTGGCGCGCAAGCACAGCGTCGCGCCCCGCTGGTACCTGTGGAGCCGGTCGTTCGCCGCCAAGAACGCCGTCAGCGCCGCGAACACCCTCGGCGGAGCGACCACCGTGATGAACAGCGGTGTGCGCTACGACCAGAACGCCGGGCGCAGCACCACCACCCCCGGTGACGACACCTTCGTCAGCGCCGCGAACCCCTGAGCCGGGAGAACGAGAAGGAGCCCCGGGATTCACCTCCCCGGGGCTCCTCTTCGTCTTTTCAGGGCTGTGTGGGCCGGGCGCGCCACGCGCTGACCAGCGGCAGCGCCGCCAGGACCGCGCAGGTGATCGCCAGCGCCGGGAAGCCCGCCCGCGCGATCACCGCGCCGCCCAGCAGCGTGCCCAGCCCGGCCGCGACGTACCCCAGCGCGTCGGTCACGCCCTGCGCTGCCGGGAAGCGCGTCAGGGCCTTGCTGCCCGCCACGAACGCCAGATTCCAGCCCAGGCCCAGCAGGAACATGCTGACCGCCAGCCACGCCTGACCGGTCAGGGGCGCCGTTAGGGCCGCTGCCGCGAGGAGCAGCGCGCCGCTCACGTACCCGAAGCGCAGGCCCAGCCGGTCGATCAGCGGGCCGGTCAGCCAGCCGAAGCCGAACATGCCCAGGATGTGCCCGCTGATCAGCGCAGCCACCTGCGCGTGATCCATGCCCATGTGGTGTGCGCGCAGCGGCGTGAGGCTCATCAGGGTCACCATCAGGCCCTGCGCGGTCGCCACGGCCAGCGCCGTGGACTTCACGCCGGGAATCCGGAACGCCGCCGCCAGGGGCAGACGCTCGCGCTTCGCTACGGCCGGGCCGGTCAGGGGCTGCCAGGACAGGATCAGCAGCGCGGCCACGCCCAGCAGCGCGCCGCCCACCAGCCAGCCCGTGACCTCCGGCGTGGCCCCCAGCGCCGCCCCCAGCCGCTCGATGGGATGCGAGAAGCCGGTCATCACGAACGACCCCAGCACGCTCATGAGCATCAGCGCGCCGAGCGCCGTGCCGCGCCGCGCCTCGGGGACGCTCTCGGCGGCGGCGTAGCGGGCCTGCTGGTAGCCGCCCTGCGCGGCGCCCATCAGCATCGCGCCGGTCAGGAACAGCGGCGTGACCCCCGCGCGCGCGCCCAGGAAGCCCACCAGTGACCCCATGGTGCCCAGCGCGAACGCCAGACTCAGGCCCGCGCGGCGGCCCCGGCGCAGCATCAGCGCCCCGAACAGCCCCGCCGACGTGGCCGCCGCCGCCTGGATCAGCGTGCTGGGTAGCCCGGCCAGTGCCTCGCTGCCCAGGCCCGACATGATCAGGCTGGCGAGCACCGTGCTGACAGTCGTCGCCCCGGTAGCCAGGGCCTGCGCGGCGTACAGCGGCGCCAGCCGCGCGGCCCCGCTCAGTGCGGCGGGACGGGCGGCGTCACTCACGGCAGGTGGCTGAAGACGCGGAGGCTGGGGTCACGCCTCGCCCTGCGCCTGCCAGCGGGCCTGCACGGCGCCGCGCAGGTACGTCGCGGCGTCCTCCGTGCTGGCGCCCGGCGTGAACACGCGCCCCACGCCCAGTTGCTGCAGGGTGGGCAGATCCTGATCGGGGATGATGCCGCCCCCGAACACGATGATGTCCTCGGCGCCCTTGTCGCGCAGCAGACCCATCACCTCGCGGAAGTAGTGCATGTGCGCGCCGGACAGGACGCTCAGGCCGATGGCGTCCACGTCCTCCTGCACGGCGGCGTTCACGATCATCTCGGCGGTCTGGCGCAGGCCGGTGTAGATGACTTCCATGCCCGCGTCCCGCAGGGCGCGCGCCACGACCTTCGCGCCCCGGTCATGGCCGTCCATGCCGGGTTTGGCGATCAGCACTCGAATTCGGCGGTCTTCCATGGTTCCTCCGGTGCCCGCCGGGCCGCGGCGCCTGCGCGGGGCAGGGGTCAGGGAACCTAACGGGCGTTTGGGGGCATTCTACGCGCTGTCCGGCGCGGCCGTCCGGTCTCCCCGTCATCACCCGCCGGTCAGCTCGGCGGGGTACAACCGGAGCATGAGCGCCCTGCTGACCTCGCTGACCCTGGCCGCCCTGGCCGCGCCCGCCCTGTTCTCCCCGGCCAACCCGGCGGGTGTCACCTGGACGCTGGGCACCGTCCAGCCCGCCGGGCGCGGCGCGATCACGCCCGGCGCGGCCCTGGCACGTCCCACCCTGCGCCTGGACGGCAGCGGCGCGTCCCTGAAGATCACCGGGAATACCGGGTGTAGCCCCCTGACCGCGCAGGCTGCCCTGAAGGGGCAGGCGCTCGTGGTGCGCGGCGTGCAGGCAGGCGGCAGCGAGCGCTGCACCGACGCCGCCCTGAGCCTGCGCGAGGACTACCTGCGACTCCTGAACGCCACGACCCGTTACGACCTGAACGGCGGCACCCTGATCCTCAGTGGCGGGGCGGGCCGCCTGACCTTCACCCGCACCGGAGGCGCGATGACCGACACCCCCACCGATTCCCTGGACGGCACGTGGCAGATGCGCGTGACCCCAGGACCAGCGGGTCCCGAGCGGGGGCAGGCGCTGCTGCGCTTCACGTTCAGCGGCGCCAAGGTCACGGTCGCCGGACTGGCCGGGTGCAACACCGTGACCGGTTCGGGCGCCGTGATCGGGCAGCAGGTCGTGTTCGGCGGGGTGGCCTCCACCCGCAAACTCTGCCCCGGCGCGGCTGGCACCGCCGAGAACCGCATCCTGGGGCTGCTGCGCGCCCCACTGACCATCGAGCGGCAGGGGGGGGCGCTGGTCCTGCGCGGCCAGAGCGGGCAGCTCACCCTGACCCGCGCGCCTGTCCCCGCGCCCACCGGGGGCGCGACACCGGACCCGGCGGCCACGTACACCCTGACCCGACTGAACGGGCAGCCCGCCCCGCGGACCCTGCGCCCGGTCACGCTGAGCTTCAGAGACGGGCGGTTAGGAGGCAGTGACGGCTGCAACAGCGTGGGCGGCGAGTACGTGATCCGCGCGGGCCGCGTGGAACTCAGCGGCGGGCTGATGGGCACGAAGATGGCCTGCCCCGACCAGCCGGACCTGGGCTTCCAGACGTTCTTCGAGCAGCGGCCCACCCTGACCGTGCAGGGCGGCACCCTGACCCTGAGGACCGCCGAGGACACCTGGGAATTCCAGGCCCGCTGAACGACCCCACAGAGAGGAGGCACCCGGGGACGTCCCGTGGTGCCTCCTCTGCATGGATTGGCGTTACTGCCAGTTGCCGCCGTTGTACGTGGTGCTGCCCGTGGCGGGCGTGGTGAGGGTGCGGTTGTTGCCGCCTTCCCAGGTGACGCTGGCGCCGCTGTCGCCTGGTTTCTTGATGAACTTGAACTGCGCGGCGACGCTGGGCGGCAGGCTGACGGTGGTCTTCCAGGTGCAGGTGCTGCCCGAGCAGCCGCTGGGCGTCATGGCCATCGCGGAGGCGGTGTTCCAGGCGCCCAGTTCGGCGCGGTCCCCGACGAGGTACACGTCCTGCCCGAAGTACGTGCTGGCGCTGACCTGGAAGGTGACCTGCACGGCGGTGCCGCCCGTGCCGCCGGTGCCCGTCGCCCCGGCGCGGTAGATGCCCATCTTCCCGGCGCCGATCGTGACGGGCAGTTTGCCGCTGGCGACAGTGGCGCTGGCCGGGGCTCCCTCGGCGAGCAGGTCGTTGAAGACCGTGCCGTTGCTCAGGGCGCTCTTGTCGGTCGCGCTGATGCCCGCGTTGCCCTGGATGTCCAGGTTCACGGTCGCGGC from Deinococcus soli (ex Cha et al. 2016) encodes the following:
- a CDS encoding MFS transporter — encoded protein: MSDAARPAALSGAARLAPLYAAQALATGATTVSTVLASLIMSGLGSEALAGLPSTLIQAAAATSAGLFGALMLRRGRRAGLSLAFALGTMGSLVGFLGARAGVTPLFLTGAMLMGAAQGGYQQARYAAAESVPEARRGTALGALMLMSVLGSFVMTGFSHPIERLGAALGATPEVTGWLVGGALLGVAALLILSWQPLTGPAVAKRERLPLAAAFRIPGVKSTALAVATAQGLMVTLMSLTPLRAHHMGMDHAQVAALISGHILGMFGFGWLTGPLIDRLGLRFGYVSGALLLAAAALTAPLTGQAWLAVSMFLLGLGWNLAFVAGSKALTRFPAAQGVTDALGYVAAGLGTLLGGAVIARAGFPALAITCAVLAALPLVSAWRARPTQP
- a CDS encoding META domain-containing protein, which produces MSALLTSLTLAALAAPALFSPANPAGVTWTLGTVQPAGRGAITPGAALARPTLRLDGSGASLKITGNTGCSPLTAQAALKGQALVVRGVQAGGSERCTDAALSLREDYLRLLNATTRYDLNGGTLILSGGAGRLTFTRTGGAMTDTPTDSLDGTWQMRVTPGPAGPERGQALLRFTFSGAKVTVAGLAGCNTVTGSGAVIGQQVVFGGVASTRKLCPGAAGTAENRILGLLRAPLTIERQGGALVLRGQSGQLTLTRAPVPAPTGGATPDPAATYTLTRLNGQPAPRTLRPVTLSFRDGRLGGSDGCNSVGGEYVIRAGRVELSGGLMGTKMACPDQPDLGFQTFFEQRPTLTVQGGTLTLRTAEDTWEFQAR
- a CDS encoding cobalamin B12-binding domain-containing protein, encoding MEDRRIRVLIAKPGMDGHDRGAKVVARALRDAGMEVIYTGLRQTAEMIVNAAVQEDVDAIGLSVLSGAHMHYFREVMGLLRDKGAEDIIVFGGGIIPDQDLPTLQQLGVGRVFTPGASTEDAATYLRGAVQARWQAQGEA